In Plasmodium falciparum 3D7 genome assembly, chromosome: 1, the genomic stretch tttttaactgGATTAATGATACTAcattatatcattaatatatataatattaatggtaGGAATATAGAAGGTAAACAAAagcataaataaatatatatatatatatatatatatatgtatatgtatatgttaaaaatgcacaaaaaaaatatgaaaacacacatatataaataaataaataaatatatatatatatatatatatatatatatatttcatttcattattttgatttctgttctgtgtatattttttctccTTTATATTTGGtcataaaatttattgtCCTGGCAATATAAGGAAGCGTCACAGTTCCAATAAGCGGACAGGCTGCTGTCATGGATGATAAAACACCTATAGGTACAAATTCTGGTGAAAAAATACCTCCATTTgtaatatgattatttacTAATAAATCAGAATGTGTATCatctaatatattcataattaatttgatttttttaaaaaatgatttattttcatcatcaacGGATGGTTCTGTTGAAGCATAGTATTCTTTTATGCTGTCTTCTAATGAATTGTGATGTTTCAATATATAGTCCATATATTCTTTCGTATCATCTTTCGTATCATCTTTCGTATCATCTTTTGTATCATCTTTTGTATCATCTTTTGTATCATCTTTTGTATCATCTTTTGTATCATCTTTTGTATCATCTTTTGTATCATCTTTCGTATTTTCTTTCATATGATCTTTCATATGATCTTTCGTATGATCTTTCATATGATCTTTTGTATCATCTTTCGTATGATCTTTCATATGATCTTTCATATGATCTTTCATATGATCTTTCGTATGATCTTTTGTATCATCTTTCGTATTTTCTTTCATATGATCTTTCATATGATCATCTATATGATCTTTTGTATCATCTTTTGTATCATCTTTCGTATTTTCTTTCATATGTTCTTTCATATGGTCCTTCATATGATCTCCCATCTCcttttccatattattatcattatcttctTTTGTATTGtccttttgtttttcttcttccttttttgtcttaaatttttttcctCTTATTTGTGGATTTTTATTTCCAGTAAATATTGAAGTATGCATATCTTTAATgtcacattttttattattttccgtTAGTGCTCGacttgttatatattttgttatggCCGATTTGTTAAAATTATCTTGTCGACCTTTTTTTACTATATtctgagaaaaaaaaaaaaataatatatatatatatatatatatatgtgtatatattaatactaatatatttatatatatatattttttttattaccttgtatgaatatttaaatattaagagaaaaaataaggaaacCTTAAAAAGTGACAGAAGGTGTttcattatgtatattataaattaatacatttaaattaatataaaatgatatatcaatgtgattattttataaaatataaatatgtgtaaaaaaaaaaaaaaaaaaaaaaaaaaaaatttgtttgttttataaaacaaGCCTGTTTTGTATtgaattgtattattatatatatatatggataaaagatttaattttttgtagacttgcataattatttttatagtttCGATGACATAGAAtcatgatatatttatattatattcctattttaaaataaataaatatatatatatattattaatatgaataatttcaCAAGCCTTTTAGATATAAATACTTaaggatattatatatcctattacctatatatatatatatagtaattatttttttttataataaaaaaaggtagaaatagaaatatataatatatatatatgcatgtacatatttatctttatatatatataaatcatagaattttattatttatgtgaAAATTATggggatttttttttttttttttttttatttctttttggtaaaatcattttaatttaaaaaaaaaagaaaaaaaaagattaaagtgtaaaaaaaaaaaaattaatagatcctaaaaaaaaaaagtagatacatattttttattatatgattaaaattaaaaagtgtaataaaataaaatatatatatatatatatatatatatatatatatataaaataacaacaaagtagtatattaaatatatatatatatatatagtattatatttttgtaaaagaataaattattaattatttcatttttgattaataattttttaagggatataatgatatatctaATGCATTacgtaataatttttttttttcttttttaataagatattttaaataaagtgttattaaaataatataaaaaattatttaatatgaattttttttatgtgagaatattatatgttgtaATTGTAATATGCTTAAGTTTATTCAAttataaagtaaaaaaaaaataataaaaaataaaaattaaatatatataaaatatacatatacataaatatacacacacacacatatatatatatatatatatatatatatatgtatatatttatttatttatttatttatttttcttaaacgttttataataatgacaaaaaatatattctccGTGTACCCATTTTAATTACAGGATAGTG encodes the following:
- a CDS encoding exported protein family 3 encodes the protein MKHLLSLFKVSLFFLLIFKYSYKNIVKKGRQDNFNKSAITKYITSRALTENNKKCDIKDMHTSIFTGNKNPQIRGKKFKTKKEEEKQKDNTKEDNDNNMEKEMGDHMKDHMKEHMKENTKDDTKDDTKDHIDDHMKDHMKENTKDDTKDHTKDHMKDHMKDHMKDHTKDDTKDHMKDHTKDHMKDHMKENTKDDTKDDTKDDTKDDTKDDTKDDTKDDTKDDTKDDTKDDTKEYMDYILKHHNSLEDSIKEYYASTEPSVDDENKSFFKKIKLIMNILDDTHSDLLVNNHITNGGIFSPEFVPIGVLSSMTAACPLIGTVTLPYIARTINFMTKYKGEKIYTEQKSK